TTAGCTGACGCTCTAGTTTCTGTTCTACGTCATTAATAGCAACGTATAGGTCTTCGTGGGTAGCTGACGCGACAAGTTGGCCTTTAGGGACAGTAATAACAGCTTCAAATTTCTTCTGTTTGTTTGGCTCCTCGCTGAAGCTTGCCTGACATCCAATGATGTCTACTTGCCATTTTTCTAGTTTTTTAAATTTGCTCTCGATATGAGCGCGGATTGCAGAGGTGATGTCGATGTTTTTACCAGTGATATTTACTTTCATAGATGTTTTCCTCTGTAGCATCCCTCATGGGTTTAAC
This sequence is a window from Vibrio coralliilyticus. Protein-coding genes within it:
- the hpf gene encoding ribosome hibernation-promoting factor, HPF/YfiA family — protein: MKVNITGKNIDITSAIRAHIESKFKKLEKWQVDIIGCQASFSEEPNKQKKFEAVITVPKGQLVASATHEDLYVAINDVEQKLERQLNKLRHKPEARRTEKPELEEIETE